A section of the Polynucleobacter sp. AP-Jannik-300A-C4 genome encodes:
- the hda gene encoding DnaA regulatory inactivator Hda — translation MNKPSLPKQFALDISQAPKPSLNNFLAGENLALHSALVALAKSWEANAPRLASENPLNQRWIYWWGSEGSGRTHLLSAVGNAAQYLGLEYFPLTPKEPISWVRLEENLPSLCASDAPSVITVDDVDRLDERLVASLFRILNAIQGSKAVHIFMAGNAAPGALKLREDLRTRLGWGLIFQTHLLGDDEKMEALQQAAQARGLVLSPDVLPWLLNRFYRDMPNLMALIDALDAYSLETKRAVTLPLVRELLQQK, via the coding sequence ATGAATAAGCCTTCACTACCAAAGCAATTTGCGCTCGACATCAGTCAGGCGCCCAAACCTAGTTTAAATAATTTTTTAGCTGGAGAAAATCTAGCGCTGCACTCTGCTTTAGTAGCCTTAGCTAAATCCTGGGAGGCGAATGCTCCAAGATTAGCTAGCGAGAATCCCTTGAATCAACGCTGGATCTATTGGTGGGGATCCGAGGGTTCTGGTCGCACCCATTTACTCAGCGCCGTCGGCAACGCAGCTCAGTACTTAGGCTTGGAATACTTCCCTCTCACGCCTAAGGAACCGATTTCCTGGGTTCGCCTTGAGGAAAATCTACCCTCCCTCTGCGCTAGTGATGCACCCTCTGTCATTACTGTTGATGATGTGGATCGACTTGATGAGCGCTTGGTAGCCTCTTTATTTCGTATTCTGAACGCCATTCAAGGCAGCAAAGCGGTGCATATTTTCATGGCTGGCAATGCTGCTCCAGGGGCACTAAAGCTTAGAGAAGACCTTCGCACCCGCCTGGGATGGGGTTTGATCTTTCAAACTCACCTTTTGGGAGATGATGAGAAAATGGAGGCCTTACAACAAGCGGCGCAAGCGCGCGGCTTAGTTTTATCGCCAGATGTTTTGCCTTGGTTATTAAATCGCTTTTATCGCGACATGCCTAACCTCATGGCCTTGATTGATGCTTTGGATGCTTATTCACTTGAAACAAAACGTGCTGTTACCTTGCCACTCGTAAGAGAGCTGTTGCAGCAAAAATAA
- the grpE gene encoding nucleotide exchange factor GrpE codes for MTQENQNPSPEQENIEPLAQAEGGADTAPASDEVKTPEQEIAELNQKLTEMQDNYLRAKAEGENIRRRAAEDVSKAHKFAIESFAEHLVPVTDSLYAALNAEAVDAKAFKEGLEITLKQLLSAFEKGRMTEINPAVGDKFDPHHHQAIASVPSDQEPNTVVSVLQRGYSIADRILRPALVTVSAPK; via the coding sequence ATGACCCAAGAAAATCAAAATCCATCCCCTGAGCAAGAAAATATTGAGCCGCTTGCTCAAGCGGAGGGTGGCGCTGATACGGCGCCTGCATCTGATGAAGTGAAGACTCCAGAGCAAGAGATTGCCGAGTTAAATCAAAAGCTAACGGAGATGCAAGATAACTATCTTCGAGCCAAGGCTGAAGGTGAAAATATTCGTCGTCGGGCTGCTGAAGATGTCTCTAAGGCACATAAGTTTGCGATTGAGAGTTTTGCCGAGCATCTCGTGCCGGTTACCGATAGTCTCTATGCCGCCTTGAATGCAGAGGCAGTAGATGCCAAAGCTTTTAAAGAGGGCTTGGAAATCACCCTAAAACAGCTACTTTCCGCCTTTGAAAAGGGGCGCATGACGGAGATTAATCCTGCTGTAGGTGACAAGTTTGATCCGCACCATCACCAGGCAATTGCTTCAGTGCCATCTGATCAAGAGCCCAATACTGTGGTTTCAGTGCTTCAGAGGGGGTATTCCATTGCTGATCGTATTCTGCGCCCAGCCCTGGTAACCGTGAGCGCACCCAAATAA
- a CDS encoding HAD family phosphatase — translation MTQLALFDLDHTLLPCDSDYEWGQFLARIGVVDSKYYAQQNERFYQDYKDGKLNIQEFLRFALKPLSEHSRAQLKEWHDAFMHEVITGQLRQEAIDLVKRHQDAGDLCCVVTATNSFVTRPIVESFGIEHLVATEPATVDDNPFTDFTGEVKGIPSFREGKIQRVHDWLATQNLVLDQLPQSYFYSDSMNDLPLLEKVSNPVATNPDTRLREEATKRHWPILELFA, via the coding sequence GTGACCCAATTAGCCCTGTTCGACCTAGATCACACATTACTCCCCTGCGATAGCGATTATGAATGGGGCCAGTTCTTGGCACGTATCGGCGTGGTAGATAGTAAATACTACGCACAGCAAAACGAACGCTTCTATCAAGACTACAAGGATGGAAAACTCAACATCCAAGAATTCCTTCGCTTTGCATTAAAGCCGCTCTCAGAACATTCTCGCGCGCAACTCAAAGAATGGCATGACGCTTTTATGCACGAAGTAATTACTGGTCAACTTCGTCAAGAGGCGATTGATCTTGTGAAGCGCCACCAAGATGCTGGCGATCTTTGCTGCGTTGTCACTGCAACCAATAGCTTTGTTACTAGACCCATTGTTGAGAGTTTTGGCATAGAACATCTTGTGGCCACTGAACCTGCCACCGTGGATGACAACCCTTTCACCGATTTCACTGGCGAAGTCAAAGGTATTCCGAGTTTCCGAGAGGGCAAAATTCAGCGAGTACACGATTGGCTTGCCACTCAAAATCTCGTATTGGATCAGTTGCCACAAAGTTATTTTTATTCGGACTCAATGAATGATTTACCTCTCCTGGAAAAAGTCAGCAATCCTGTTGCCACCAATCCAGATACCCGCCTGCGTGAAGAAGCCACGAAACGCCACTGGCCCATACTTGAACTGTTTGCATGA
- the dnaK gene encoding molecular chaperone DnaK, translated as MGKIIGIDLGTTNSCVSVVENNAPKVVENAEGARTTPSIIAYVEDGEVLVGAPAKRQSVTNPKNTIYAVKRLMGRKFTDAEVQKDIGLMPYKIVQADNGDAWVEARDKKMAPQQVSAEILRKMKKTAEDYLGEEVTEAVITVPAYFNDSQRQATKDAGRIAGLDVKRIINEPTAAALAFGLDKQDKVDRKIAVYDLGGGTFDVSIIEIANVDGEKQFEVLSTNGDTFLGGEDFDQRIIDWIIAEFKKEQGVDLSKDVLALQRLKDAAEKAKIELSSAQQTEINLPYVTADAGGPKHLNLKLTRAKLESLVEELINRTAGPCLTAIKDAGVSVGDIDDVILVGGQTRMPAVQDKVKEIFGKEPRKDVNPDEAVAVGAAIQGSVLSGDRKDVLLLDVTPLSLGIETLGGVMTKMIPKNTTIPTKHSQVYSTAEDNQPAVTIKCFQGEREMAAANKLLGEFNLEGIAPAQRGMPQIEVTFDIDANGILHVAAKDKTTGKENKITIKANSGLTEEEIQRMVKDAEANADEDKKALELVTARNTADALAHSTKKALEEHGSALEASEKEAIEAALKELDEAIKGSDKAAIEAKTEALGKASQKLGEKAMAAEQAKAGGAAPGAAPGGAQAAAPDADVVDADFKEVDDKK; from the coding sequence ATGGGAAAGATTATCGGAATTGACTTGGGAACCACGAACTCGTGCGTTTCAGTTGTAGAAAACAATGCACCTAAAGTTGTCGAGAACGCCGAAGGCGCCCGCACAACCCCATCCATCATTGCTTACGTTGAAGACGGCGAAGTATTGGTTGGCGCACCTGCAAAACGCCAGTCAGTTACCAATCCTAAAAACACCATCTACGCAGTGAAGCGTTTGATGGGTCGTAAGTTTACTGATGCCGAAGTGCAAAAAGACATCGGTTTAATGCCTTACAAAATTGTTCAAGCAGACAATGGCGATGCTTGGGTTGAAGCGCGCGATAAAAAAATGGCGCCACAACAAGTATCAGCAGAAATTCTGCGCAAGATGAAAAAGACTGCCGAAGATTATCTCGGCGAAGAAGTGACTGAGGCAGTGATTACTGTTCCTGCTTACTTCAACGATAGCCAACGTCAAGCTACTAAAGATGCAGGCCGTATTGCTGGTTTAGATGTGAAGCGCATCATTAATGAGCCAACCGCTGCTGCATTGGCTTTCGGCTTGGACAAGCAAGACAAAGTGGATCGTAAGATCGCCGTGTATGACTTGGGTGGCGGTACATTCGACGTATCCATCATTGAAATTGCAAACGTGGATGGCGAGAAGCAGTTTGAAGTGCTCTCTACTAACGGTGACACTTTCTTGGGTGGTGAAGACTTTGACCAACGCATCATTGATTGGATCATTGCTGAGTTCAAGAAAGAGCAAGGCGTAGATTTGAGTAAAGACGTATTGGCATTGCAACGTTTGAAAGACGCTGCTGAAAAAGCCAAGATCGAATTGTCATCTGCACAACAAACAGAAATTAATTTGCCATATGTAACTGCTGATGCAGGCGGTCCTAAGCATTTGAACTTGAAGCTGACTCGCGCTAAGTTGGAATCTTTGGTGGAAGAGTTGATCAACCGTACTGCTGGCCCTTGCTTAACAGCAATCAAAGATGCTGGTGTAAGCGTTGGCGATATCGACGACGTGATTTTGGTTGGTGGTCAGACTCGTATGCCTGCTGTGCAAGACAAGGTAAAAGAGATTTTTGGTAAAGAGCCACGTAAAGACGTGAACCCAGACGAAGCTGTTGCTGTTGGTGCTGCGATTCAGGGATCCGTATTGTCTGGCGATCGTAAAGACGTATTGCTCTTGGACGTTACCCCGTTGTCACTGGGTATCGAAACCTTGGGCGGCGTAATGACCAAGATGATTCCGAAGAACACAACTATTCCTACTAAGCATTCACAGGTTTACTCTACAGCGGAAGATAACCAACCAGCAGTAACCATTAAGTGTTTCCAGGGTGAGCGTGAGATGGCTGCTGCCAACAAATTGCTCGGTGAATTTAATTTGGAAGGTATTGCTCCAGCGCAACGCGGTATGCCACAAATTGAAGTGACTTTTGATATCGATGCCAATGGTATTTTGCACGTAGCTGCAAAAGACAAAACGACTGGTAAAGAGAACAAAATCACCATCAAGGCAAACTCTGGTTTGACTGAAGAAGAAATTCAACGCATGGTGAAAGATGCTGAAGCGAATGCCGATGAAGATAAAAAAGCATTGGAATTGGTCACAGCGCGTAACACTGCAGATGCTTTGGCGCATTCAACTAAGAAAGCTTTAGAAGAGCATGGTTCTGCTCTAGAGGCTTCTGAGAAAGAAGCAATCGAAGCTGCCTTAAAAGAATTGGATGAGGCCATCAAGGGTAGTGATAAAGCTGCCATTGAAGCTAAGACTGAAGCTTTGGGTAAAGCAAGTCAGAAGTTGGGCGAAAAGGCCATGGCTGCTGAACAAGCTAAAGCTGGTGGCGCTGCACCTGGCGCAGCTCCTGGTGGTGCGCAAGCAGCTGCTCCAGATGCTGACGTAGTAGATGCGGATTTCAAAGAAGTGGATGATAAGAAGTAA
- the folK gene encoding 2-amino-4-hydroxy-6-hydroxymethyldihydropteridine diphosphokinase, with protein MARAFIGFGGNIGDTRQLITDAIVCLAQRCELQIVAKSCFYQSAPFQATGGDYINAVIEIETQLSPYGLLHVCQAVEQEFGRERPYTNAPRTIDLDILAFEGVSQTDTELTIPHPKIIERSFVLLPLLEIAPDFFLPNWGELKAYLPNVADQRIEKLPCRNCNCAEKDVYSPSAH; from the coding sequence ATGGCTCGAGCTTTTATTGGATTTGGTGGCAATATCGGTGACACACGTCAACTTATTACTGACGCGATTGTGTGCCTCGCGCAGCGTTGCGAACTTCAAATTGTTGCCAAAAGCTGCTTCTATCAAAGCGCGCCATTTCAAGCTACTGGCGGAGACTACATCAATGCAGTCATTGAAATAGAAACGCAATTAAGCCCTTACGGCTTGCTACACGTCTGCCAAGCAGTTGAACAAGAATTTGGCCGTGAGCGTCCTTACACCAATGCACCTCGCACAATTGATCTGGATATTCTGGCATTTGAGGGCGTCTCCCAAACGGATACCGAACTCACTATTCCGCACCCCAAAATCATTGAGCGCTCTTTTGTTCTCCTGCCTTTACTGGAGATTGCTCCGGATTTCTTTTTACCCAACTGGGGTGAACTCAAGGCTTATCTCCCCAATGTAGCCGATCAGCGGATCGAAAAACTCCCTTGCCGCAACTGTAATTGTGCTGAAAAAGACGTTTATAGCCCATCAGCGCATTAA
- the purM gene encoding phosphoribosylformylglycinamidine cyclo-ligase, producing the protein MNSTTNSSSKGLSYRDAGVDIDAGDDLVDRIKPLAKKTMREGVLAGIGGFGALFEVPKRYKEPVLVSGTDGVGTKLRLAFEWNRHDTIGQDLVAMSVNDILVQGAEPLFFLDYFACGKLTVDTAASVVGGIAKGCELSGCALIGGETAEMPGMYPPGEYDLAGFAVGAVEKSKIITGATITPGDVVLAIASSGAHSNGYSLVRKIIERAGAKPTDDLGGRSLGDVVMAPTQIYVKQLLKLINEINVKGMAHITGGGLVDNVPRVLPENTQAVLHRDSWQMPELFRWLQMKGGVADAEMVRVFNCGIGMVVIVSADQADAAIQSLKDEGLHAWTVGEVVGRPAGAPQTIVI; encoded by the coding sequence ATGAACTCAACTACCAATTCTTCCTCAAAAGGCCTTTCCTATCGTGACGCTGGTGTCGATATTGATGCTGGAGACGATTTGGTAGATCGCATTAAGCCTTTGGCTAAGAAAACCATGCGCGAGGGTGTATTGGCGGGTATTGGCGGCTTTGGCGCCCTGTTTGAAGTGCCAAAACGCTATAAAGAGCCAGTATTGGTATCGGGTACTGACGGTGTTGGTACAAAACTCCGACTGGCCTTTGAGTGGAATCGTCATGACACGATCGGCCAGGATTTAGTGGCAATGAGTGTGAATGACATTTTGGTTCAAGGCGCTGAACCACTCTTTTTTCTAGATTACTTCGCTTGCGGCAAGCTCACCGTCGACACAGCTGCCTCCGTAGTTGGTGGCATTGCTAAGGGTTGTGAATTGTCAGGGTGCGCATTGATTGGTGGCGAAACCGCTGAGATGCCTGGTATGTACCCTCCAGGTGAATACGACTTAGCCGGCTTTGCTGTTGGCGCTGTTGAAAAATCAAAAATCATTACTGGTGCAACTATTACCCCGGGTGATGTGGTTTTGGCAATTGCTTCGAGTGGCGCCCATTCCAATGGTTACTCATTAGTTCGCAAAATTATTGAACGTGCTGGCGCAAAGCCAACTGATGATTTGGGTGGCCGTTCATTGGGTGATGTGGTGATGGCGCCTACACAAATTTACGTGAAGCAGCTGTTGAAGTTGATCAATGAGATCAATGTAAAGGGAATGGCTCACATTACTGGGGGCGGCTTAGTGGATAACGTGCCACGTGTGCTCCCAGAAAATACGCAAGCTGTATTACATCGCGATAGCTGGCAAATGCCAGAGCTCTTCCGCTGGTTGCAGATGAAGGGTGGTGTGGCTGATGCAGAAATGGTGCGTGTATTTAACTGCGGTATTGGCATGGTGGTGATTGTGTCTGCCGATCAAGCAGATGCTGCAATTCAATCTCTCAAGGATGAGGGTTTGCATGCTTGGACGGTTGGTGAGGTTGTAGGGCGTCCAGCTGGTGCACCACAAACCATCGTTATTTAG
- the pcnB gene encoding polynucleotide adenylyltransferase PcnB: MITKFIKRILRRDPMVRHTAAHTSGAPKRIPKKSHRINPDLLSKNAVKVTQTLQQAGYEAFIVGGAVRDLALGIGPKDFDVATNATPDQVQKLFRKARLIGRRFQIVHVTFFGKGQPEIIEVSTFRALLENAGEHVAENGRILRDNVWGSQHEDAARRDFSINAMYYDPATETVLDYHGGMADMQKKTLRMIGDPAKRYREDPIRMLRAIRFAAKTGFTLDAATSAPIAKLGKLIHDVPSARLFDEILKLLMSGYSWAAIQGLKDAGLHHGLLPLLDHILDQSADSKEANDFVRIALANTDQRIQSGKSVSAGFLFATLLWPDLLSNWKKNIAKGISNIPALHDAMDETIASQSSGMVIQRRFESDMREIWSMQPRFEKRVGRYPYRLIESPRFRAGYDFMLLRCATGEKSPSLGQWWTDFIATDPAGQEALMASVKNEGSNSASPAKRRRRRKPKATIQTEASPD, from the coding sequence ATGATTACCAAATTTATTAAACGTATTTTGCGTCGTGACCCTATGGTCAGACACACTGCCGCCCATACCTCCGGCGCTCCCAAGAGAATTCCAAAAAAATCTCACCGCATTAATCCAGATTTACTCTCCAAAAATGCAGTGAAAGTAACTCAGACATTGCAACAAGCCGGCTATGAGGCTTTTATCGTCGGTGGCGCAGTGAGAGACTTAGCGCTAGGCATTGGGCCTAAAGATTTTGATGTAGCAACCAATGCCACACCAGATCAAGTACAAAAGCTATTTCGTAAAGCACGTCTCATTGGTCGTCGCTTCCAAATTGTTCACGTCACTTTCTTTGGCAAAGGTCAACCGGAAATTATTGAGGTATCTACCTTCAGAGCCTTATTGGAGAACGCTGGCGAGCATGTAGCGGAAAATGGCCGCATTCTACGTGACAACGTTTGGGGTAGCCAACACGAGGATGCTGCTCGGAGAGATTTCAGCATCAACGCAATGTACTATGACCCCGCTACCGAGACTGTCCTCGACTATCACGGCGGCATGGCCGATATGCAGAAGAAAACTTTACGCATGATTGGTGATCCCGCCAAACGCTATCGCGAAGATCCGATTCGAATGCTGCGTGCGATTCGTTTTGCTGCCAAAACAGGCTTTACTTTGGATGCAGCGACAAGCGCACCTATCGCCAAATTGGGTAAGTTAATTCATGATGTTCCATCAGCCCGCCTATTCGACGAAATCCTTAAACTACTGATGTCGGGTTATTCATGGGCCGCAATTCAAGGCTTGAAGGATGCAGGATTGCATCATGGCCTTCTACCTTTACTTGATCACATCCTGGATCAGAGTGCAGACTCTAAAGAGGCAAATGATTTTGTACGTATTGCACTTGCCAATACCGACCAACGTATTCAGTCAGGAAAGAGTGTTTCAGCAGGCTTCTTATTTGCCACCTTACTTTGGCCAGACTTGCTGAGCAATTGGAAAAAGAATATCGCTAAGGGGATTTCTAACATCCCCGCATTGCATGATGCAATGGATGAGACGATTGCGAGCCAAAGTAGCGGCATGGTGATCCAGCGTCGCTTCGAAAGCGATATGAGAGAAATCTGGTCTATGCAGCCTCGTTTTGAAAAGCGTGTTGGACGCTACCCTTATCGCCTCATTGAATCCCCACGCTTTAGAGCGGGTTATGACTTTATGCTGCTGCGTTGCGCTACCGGCGAGAAAAGTCCATCCTTAGGTCAATGGTGGACCGACTTCATTGCTACCGACCCGGCAGGGCAGGAAGCCTTGATGGCTAGCGTCAAGAATGAGGGTAGCAATAGCGCCTCCCCTGCAAAACGACGCCGCCGCAGAAAACCTAAAGCCACTATCCAAACTGAAGCTTCACCAGACTAA
- the panB gene encoding 3-methyl-2-oxobutanoate hydroxymethyltransferase, producing MGYLQGEKPITISKLLSMRVEGEKISMLTAYDSTMSALLNRCGVDTILIGDSLGNVIQGHSSTIPVTVEQVAYHTECVARANTHAFVIADLPFASYGDPVQALDSAAELMRAGADMVKLEGGDWQIDIIQYLVERSVPVCAHLGLLPQSVHILGGYKVQGKSKDAASLMLEQAIACEQAGAQMIVLEAIPSSLGKLITESLSIPTIGIGAGADCSGQVLVLQDMLGISPGKPPKFVKNFLDGHASIEAAVKAYVREVKSGKFPGPEHGFAG from the coding sequence ATGGGTTACTTACAAGGCGAAAAGCCAATCACGATCTCTAAACTCCTCTCCATGCGTGTTGAGGGTGAAAAAATTTCTATGCTGACGGCATACGATTCCACCATGTCAGCCTTATTAAATCGCTGCGGGGTGGATACCATCCTGATTGGGGATTCTCTAGGTAATGTGATTCAAGGTCACTCGAGTACCATCCCGGTAACGGTTGAGCAAGTGGCGTATCACACCGAATGTGTAGCTCGTGCCAACACCCATGCATTCGTGATTGCAGATCTTCCTTTTGCTAGTTATGGTGATCCGGTTCAAGCCTTGGATTCAGCTGCAGAACTTATGCGGGCTGGTGCAGATATGGTGAAGCTTGAGGGTGGTGATTGGCAAATCGACATCATTCAATATTTAGTGGAACGTAGCGTTCCTGTTTGTGCTCACTTGGGACTTCTGCCTCAGTCTGTTCATATCTTGGGTGGCTATAAGGTTCAAGGTAAGTCAAAGGATGCTGCAAGCTTAATGCTCGAACAAGCGATTGCTTGCGAGCAAGCGGGTGCGCAAATGATTGTGCTCGAAGCAATCCCCTCCTCATTAGGAAAGCTGATTACTGAATCGCTTTCCATTCCTACAATTGGAATTGGCGCAGGTGCAGATTGCTCCGGCCAAGTGTTGGTATTGCAAGATATGTTGGGCATCAGCCCTGGAAAACCACCAAAGTTTGTAAAAAACTTTTTGGATGGTCATGCCTCAATTGAGGCCGCAGTCAAAGCCTATGTTCGAGAAGTGAAATCCGGAAAATTTCCTGGACCCGAACACGGCTTTGCTGGATAA
- the dnaJ gene encoding molecular chaperone DnaJ: MPKSKRDYYEVLGVAKGASDEELKKAYRKMAMKHHPDRNPDSKTAEAQFKEVKEAYETLTDPNKRAAYDQYGHAGVDQSSGFGGGGFGGGGFADAFGDIFGDIFGQGGGRQSGPQVYKGADLRYNMEITLEQAAEGYTTQIRVPSWSDCKPCHGTGAEPGSKAERCTTCDGHGQVRVQQGFFSMQQTCPKCRGTGEYIPKPCKTCHGSGKHKEQKTLEIKIPAGIDDGMRVRSVGNGEPGVNGGPSGDLYVEVRVKPHKVFERDGSDLHVQMPISFATATIGGDIEVPTLSGRVEFPIPEGTQTGKTFRLRNKGIKGLRSTMVGDLFVHVAVETPVKLTEEQKKLLQNFDDSLKSGGDKHNPHQKGWFDGVKSFFS; this comes from the coding sequence GTGCCTAAAAGTAAACGGGATTATTACGAAGTGCTTGGTGTTGCGAAAGGTGCCAGCGATGAGGAGCTAAAAAAGGCTTATCGGAAAATGGCGATGAAGCATCACCCTGATCGCAATCCCGATAGCAAAACAGCGGAAGCGCAATTTAAAGAAGTCAAAGAAGCGTACGAAACGCTGACAGATCCCAACAAGCGTGCTGCTTATGATCAATACGGTCATGCAGGCGTTGATCAGTCCAGTGGCTTTGGCGGTGGTGGTTTCGGTGGCGGTGGTTTTGCAGATGCCTTCGGTGATATCTTTGGTGATATCTTCGGCCAGGGTGGTGGACGTCAGTCTGGACCTCAGGTTTATAAGGGCGCCGATTTACGTTACAACATGGAGATCACTCTCGAGCAAGCTGCTGAGGGTTACACCACACAAATTCGGGTGCCAAGCTGGAGTGACTGCAAGCCATGTCACGGCACAGGCGCTGAGCCTGGAAGTAAGGCTGAGAGATGCACTACTTGCGATGGCCATGGCCAAGTTCGCGTTCAGCAAGGCTTCTTCTCAATGCAACAAACTTGCCCTAAGTGCCGCGGTACTGGCGAGTACATTCCGAAGCCATGTAAGACTTGCCATGGTAGCGGTAAACACAAAGAACAAAAAACACTTGAAATCAAAATTCCTGCGGGTATTGATGATGGTATGCGCGTGCGCTCAGTGGGTAACGGCGAGCCAGGTGTGAACGGCGGACCATCTGGCGATCTCTATGTTGAGGTCAGAGTAAAACCCCATAAGGTATTTGAGCGTGACGGTAGTGATTTGCATGTTCAGATGCCGATCTCTTTTGCTACTGCAACGATTGGTGGCGATATCGAAGTGCCAACGCTTTCGGGCCGCGTCGAGTTTCCGATTCCTGAAGGAACGCAGACTGGAAAAACATTCCGTTTGCGTAACAAGGGAATTAAAGGTTTGCGTTCTACGATGGTGGGCGATCTTTTTGTTCACGTTGCCGTTGAGACGCCGGTGAAGTTAACTGAAGAGCAGAAAAAATTACTGCAGAACTTTGATGACAGCCTGAAATCCGGTGGTGACAAACACAACCCTCATCAAAAGGGTTGGTTTGATGGCGTGAAGAGTTTTTTCAGTTAG
- a CDS encoding AI-2E family transporter, translating into MAEIFTPFLTAFILAYALRPVCLWLEGRKLPRAAAAGIAMILGLGVVFLILSLFITLLKTEIPLIRAQFPDWIQNTQAWLGPKLSELNINVDWGSLKSSATQKITTHLNDNSDALMTSTLETVLMSGSSVITGFVNAVLILFVMFYLLIDWDHFFKLVKKIVPLRAQDTVHHLIMHADGLLSQYLRGMLIVISIMSVFYSVGLTLVGIKGAVAFGVFTALMIVIPYIGITLGFSLAILAALLQFGPGGAIIGVLVIYGLGQFIEGFFLTPRLVGERIGLHPVAVLFALLLFGKLFGFFGVLLALPTSAVGLVLLQYGWSRYTQSSWYQK; encoded by the coding sequence ATGGCTGAAATTTTTACCCCTTTTTTAACCGCATTTATTTTGGCTTATGCCTTACGCCCAGTTTGCTTGTGGCTTGAGGGTCGTAAGCTGCCCCGCGCAGCCGCGGCTGGAATTGCCATGATTCTTGGTCTGGGAGTGGTTTTTTTGATTTTGAGCCTGTTTATAACCCTCCTCAAAACCGAGATTCCCCTCATTAGAGCCCAATTCCCAGACTGGATCCAAAACACGCAAGCCTGGCTTGGACCCAAGCTGAGTGAATTAAATATCAATGTGGATTGGGGCTCCCTGAAATCCAGTGCGACCCAAAAAATTACGACTCACCTGAATGACAATTCCGATGCGCTAATGACATCCACCTTAGAGACTGTGCTGATGTCTGGCAGCTCAGTAATTACTGGGTTCGTTAATGCGGTTCTCATCCTGTTTGTGATGTTTTATCTACTCATCGACTGGGATCATTTTTTTAAGCTAGTTAAAAAAATCGTACCTCTTCGCGCACAAGATACGGTTCATCACTTGATCATGCATGCTGATGGTCTGCTATCTCAATATCTTAGAGGCATGCTGATCGTTATCTCCATCATGTCTGTTTTTTATAGCGTTGGGTTAACTCTAGTGGGGATTAAAGGCGCTGTAGCATTTGGTGTCTTCACAGCACTCATGATTGTGATCCCCTACATCGGCATCACCTTAGGCTTCAGCTTAGCCATCCTTGCAGCCCTTTTACAGTTTGGTCCTGGTGGTGCAATCATTGGCGTCTTGGTGATATACGGACTTGGGCAATTTATTGAAGGCTTCTTTCTTACGCCGCGCCTGGTAGGCGAGCGAATTGGTTTGCATCCAGTTGCCGTTCTCTTTGCATTGTTGCTATTCGGCAAATTATTCGGCTTCTTTGGCGTGCTTTTAGCATTACCAACGAGCGCAGTCGGCTTAGTTCTACTCCAATACGGCTGGTCACGCTATACCCAAAGCTCTTGGTATCAAAAGTAA